One Leptolyngbyaceae cyanobacterium DNA window includes the following coding sequences:
- a CDS encoding type II toxin-antitoxin system HicB family antitoxin → MNQYSMIIQWSDEDRLFLVTIPEFADRIVMPCTHGKTREEAIRNGEDVIEMYLEAWEAECEFIPEPNTLQTV, encoded by the coding sequence ATGAATCAATACAGCATGATTATTCAATGGTCTGATGAAGATCGACTTTTCCTAGTTACTATTCCAGAATTTGCCGATCGCATTGTCATGCCTTGCACTCACGGCAAAACTCGTGAGGAAGCAATTCGTAATGGCGAAGATGTGATTGAAATGTACTTGGAAGCTTGGGAAGCAGAATGTGAATTTATCCCTGAACCTAACACGCTTCAAACTGTCTAA
- a CDS encoding type II toxin-antitoxin system RelE/ParE family toxin — protein MRRTIGMRVILSPKAVGDLEAIVRYIALSNPEAARKVGQNLLDKTKELSQFPFRGQIVPEFNSPNLQQVILKPYRIVFG, from the coding sequence ATGAGGCGTACAATTGGTATGAGAGTAATCCTGTCTCCCAAAGCAGTTGGAGATCTAGAGGCGATCGTCCGGTATATCGCATTGAGCAACCCCGAAGCTGCTAGGAAAGTAGGCCAAAATCTACTCGACAAGACTAAGGAACTGAGTCAGTTTCCATTCAGAGGTCAGATAGTGCCGGAATTCAACAGTCCCAATCTTCAGCAAGTTATTCTCAAGCCTTATCGCATTGTGTTTGGATGA
- a CDS encoding BrnA antitoxin family protein gives MNNEPISSKSQTDWQRLVAMTDEDIDLSDCPEITPEMFATAVVRRGLPPTKNKSQVTLRIDSDVLEWFKSQGRGYQTQINALLRAYMDAHR, from the coding sequence ATGAACAACGAGCCTATTTCGAGCAAATCTCAAACTGATTGGCAACGCCTAGTTGCCATGACTGATGAAGACATCGATTTATCTGATTGTCCAGAAATCACCCCAGAAATGTTTGCAACGGCAGTAGTTCGACGGGGATTACCACCTACTAAGAATAAATCTCAAGTTACATTGCGGATTGATAGTGATGTTTTGGAATGGTTTAAATCTCAAGGGCGCGGTTATCAGACGCAAATAAATGCTTTGTTACGAGCTTATATGGACGCCCATCGTTAG